Proteins from a genomic interval of Nocardioides jishulii:
- a CDS encoding Gmad2 immunoglobulin-like domain-containing protein, translating into MTREGTVMGLVTDVRVRQPAKHDLVDRRFVVSGVGSGFEGTIGMRLLGPGNSVIGTGHAQSEGGGHGIGEFTGTVTVDRPPRPGTRCTLEVFGDNPGLPDEGPSPGFHTRRVEVIVFPDLAGWLLYRVEPGDTLTGIVRRLRDHGRVTVAQVVAANPIITDPDTIEVGWRLRIPLKR; encoded by the coding sequence ATGACGAGGGAGGGAACGGTCATGGGACTGGTCACGGACGTACGGGTGCGCCAACCTGCCAAGCACGACCTGGTGGACAGGAGGTTCGTGGTGTCCGGTGTGGGCAGCGGCTTCGAGGGCACCATCGGCATGCGACTCCTCGGGCCGGGCAACTCGGTGATCGGCACCGGCCATGCGCAGTCCGAGGGCGGTGGCCACGGGATCGGCGAGTTCACCGGCACCGTCACCGTCGACCGACCGCCCCGTCCCGGGACGCGGTGCACCCTCGAGGTCTTCGGCGACAACCCCGGGTTGCCGGACGAGGGACCCAGCCCCGGTTTCCACACGCGTCGGGTCGAGGTGATCGTCTTCCCGGACCTGGCCGGCTGGCTGCTCTACCGGGTCGAGCCGGGTGACACGCTCACCGGGATCGTGCGGCGCCTGAGGGACCACGGCCGGGTCACGGTCGCCCAGGTGGTCGCAGCCAACCCGATCATCACCGACCCCGACACGATCGAGGTGGGCTGGCGCCTGCGGATCCCGCTCAAGCGCTGA